Part of the Suricata suricatta isolate VVHF042 chromosome 8, meerkat_22Aug2017_6uvM2_HiC, whole genome shotgun sequence genome, GGTACTGAAAATGCTGACTCGAAGCATATGGCAATTTTTATCACCAGCCCTTGACACTGACTGCCACACTTCCTTCAAAAGTAACTGTGCCAGTTTCAATACAAGCATCAAGGCGTGGGTACCAATTTTACCTAATCTTGCCAGCATTTAATAGGTATAAAATAGCTTCTCATTGCAgctttattttgtactttgttaTTACAAACCACTAATTTATTGGGCTGAGACtcataaatttacataaattttacaTGTTGCGAATCTTAACCCCTGTGCAGGCAGTCACTGCTGGATGTCGGGCTGAAGCCCTTGCAAGTCCCCAACTTGAAGCCATAAAAAAGCGTCAGTTCAAAACCTGACACATGTTCTATTCTCGAGCCATTCCTTTATGACTTACTTTTACAgttagctttcttttttaaaagtttatttattctgagggagagagagaaagagcgagcgagtacgagcagggcaggggcacagagacagggacagagaaagaatcccaagcacagacagtgtggagccctatgtggggcttgaactcacaaaccgtgagatcatgacctgagctgaaaccaagagttggacatgtaacggactgaaccacccaggcgtccctatagtTAGTTCTCAAGATATTTTGAGTTTAGTATCACATCGTGTGTTATTGTTTATAACATGTctaatatcctttaaaattttttgactgTTATTTACAGTATAAATTTAGAAGGCACTAATATCTTTACACGATTTCAGTTTTCCCATTTAGATCCGTGTCTCTCCAATATTTAAGAATCcgttagggggcgcctgggtggctcagttggttaagtgtctgacttcggctcaggtcagatctcacgtttgtgatttcgagccccgcgtcgggctctgtgctgacagccagctcagagcctggagcctgcttccggttctgtgtctccttctctttctgcccctccccctctcacgctccgtctctctctgtatcaaaaataaataaaacataagaatgaCAGCTTCcattattttgtgttaattttttaatacaattaaaaaatttttttgatgcttattattgagatagaaacagagaatgaatgggggaggtgcagagagagagggagacacagaaccggaagcaggctccatgctctgagttgtcagcacagagtctgatatggggcttgaacccacaaactgtgagatcatgacttgagctgaagtcagatgcttaactaactgaccctaagccacccaggcgctccatagTTAAtacaattttctaaatgtttttgagaaagtgagacagagcatgagtggggggaggaaacaatatgaagcaggctccaggctctgagccgtggGCACAGActccgacgtgggacttgaacctacaaactgtgaggtcatgacctgagttgaagttggatgcttaaccgactgagccacccaggcactgatgttaggtttttaaaaagttaggggcgcctgggtggctcagtcggttaggcctccgacttcggctcaggtcagatctcacgttcttgggttcgcgccccgcgtcaggctctgtgctgacagctagctcagagcctggagcctgcttctggttctgtgtctccttctctctctgcccctccccctctcatgctctgtctctctctgtatcaaaaataaataaaacattaaaaaaaatttaaaaagttaatgttgagagagagaaaaaagcatgaggggcagagagggaaggagagacagaatccccggcaggctctgcactatctcagtgtggagccagatgtggggcttgaacccatgaaccatgagatcatgacctaggctgaactgagtcacccaggggcccccattttGTTAATTTAAGAATGTATTGCTATACATTCCCTATTTAGTACtttgagccacctatgtgccccatttcatttttaaataattaccatCAGTCTTTTATGAATGACTATAAATGTCATATTATATTAAAGGGCTACCTATTTTGAAGATAATTCATTGAAACTCAtactattttttctgattttcctgaGTGTCAATGAATATATCTTACATTCCTTTAGTGTACTAATTTTTATGATCAAAACTTTAGTAGCTAATATATTTATATGGTACaaaaatctaaatgtgaaaaGGTATTCGCTAGGGAGCCTTCCTCCAGTCCCTGCCCCCATCCATTCTACTCACCCCCCGACGTGTGCCAATTCtcattagtttctttttatttttccatggtTTGTCTAAgtgacatatttttctttctccttttctaaagGTAGTATACTGTGTATGTGTCTggtatttgctttattttgatcGTTATATTCCCGGGCATAGAAATTCATGGTATTCTATGTGGACACATCATATTCAACCAGAGACACTTACATTGTCTTCAGAGGTGAATGCATCTTTAATACTGGTAATTAGATCGTCATATATAGGGAGTGTACCATTCTGCATGTCCACCAGTATTATACCGGTTTCCCAACACACCACCAATGTGTTGTTATCAGATTTCTAGAAATCTGATAGAAAAAAGATGGTAATCTGGTTGAGgtttaatctgcatttctaattATGAGTAGGGCtggacatctttccatgtgtttatggGTCATTTGTGTTCCTAAGCGAATCTATTGGTCTTTCTCTTGGTGTACAAAGTATGATTCACTTTGCTGGGTTGTCACAACACTTCTTATGAGCCCCTTCTGCTTCCCTGctcttcttttcaattttcctggtcacttgtatttattatttccatttgaatTAGAGAGTAGAACAGGGGGGCAATGGTACTggcattattaaaataataataaaaatggcattaCATTCACTTCATGAATTAGCCTGGGGAGAAATGACCTTTTAATGTTAAATCTTCCTCGTCAACATGgtatttcttccctttcattcagatctccttctttgtcttctggaaacattttctagttttcctcaTAATTTCTGCATGTTTCCTCagtttatttctaggtgtttAATCTTGTTTGTTCCTATATAACTTCTAAATAACTGCATTTATGAAAGCTAAtgatttccatataatttttcatcccATCGCCTTACTGAATGctctatttataattttcagacACTTCCTATGGTTTTCCAGGTACACAATTACATCAGAGGTAATAGATTCTTAAAATCCTAAacatctcatttctttctcatttacaaCTGTTCTGGCCAATACCTAATACACAATATTAAATAGTAGCAGTGATAGTGGGCTTCGTTGTTGTCCTGACATTAGTGGGAATGCCTTCCAGTGTTTCCTGTAAACAGGTGCAGACTGAAAGGAAGTATCCATTACTTActattttgtttagtgttttgTGACGAAGGCAGAAGGCATTGGTATTCTGTCTAATATCTTTTCAGTAACTATGAAATTGATCAGAGGATTCCTGTCCTTTATTATTAAATAGATATTAATAGACTTTCTATTATTAAATCACTTTTGCATTCTAGGAATAAATCTTCCTTGGTCAGGACAGCTTTTTATAGATTGTGGTATCtttgtcatattagtttcataaaaagaaattggaatttttttaatctgaaaattttcatagcatttaaattgtctaaaaaatttttttttattttttaaaatttatttttgggagacagagagagcacgagcaggggagggtcagagagagagggagacacagaatctgaaacaggctccaggctctaagctagctgtcagcacagagctggacacagggcttgaacccacgaactgtaagatcatgacctgagccgaagtcagatgagtaaccgactgagccacccaggtgcccctaaattgtctaatttttaaagcttcttaAGAATTTCCTGTGAAACTTGGGGCACCgagaaaataatgtttgtttatttttgagagagacagagaaagagggaggggggagagagacagacagacagacagatagacacaaagtgcaaacaggggaggggcaaagagagagggagacatagaatcctaagcagagtccatgctctgagctgtcagcacacagcctgctgcagggcttgaactcatggaccatgagatcatgacctgagttgaagtcagacgcttaaccaactgaaccacccaggtgcccctagaaaaaaaatttttttagctttatttactcattttgagagacagagaccacatgagcaggggaggggcatggcaggggaggggcagagagaaaaggagagagagaatcccaagcaggctctgtgctgacagagcagaacccaacatggggcgtGAACCCCCgaaatagatcatgacctgagttgaaaccaagaatcagacacttaactgacagactCAAGGCGCCTGCACACTGCTTATCTTTTTAGgtgaatgacttttattttaaaagaaactggaaGTTTTAGAGGGCGAGAATGGAGCACTATGTATGATTTTAAGCCACTGATATCAACTGGAGAATCCAACCCTACCTACGGAAGAAGCACGTAGTATTTATTAAGTGTTGGTTAATGATTCTAAGTTTAAATCATCAGCTTTGGGGTATGGGTAAGGGAGGGAAATGGAAAGGGTGAGAAACGGGTCTCAGGGTCTGAAGGTCAATGGCCAAAGTGTTCCTGGAATTGGTAACCTACCCACCAGCCAGTCACctaaaataaatgcttgttttatCCAAGACTGAGAAAAAATTCAGTGTAATAAATCTGATCTCTTTATGCTTTCCCCTACTAAGAAAACATTaggctaatatcatcctcaatggggaaaaactgatagCTTTTCTCTTtcggcaaggaagaagtcaaattttcatttttcgcAGACAACAGGATAATCTATGTGGATACCCAAAAGACTCCAAAAATATTGCTAGAacagatacatgaattcagcaaagttgccgGATATAAaagcaacatacagaaatctgttgcatttctatacaccaatgataaagcatcagaaagagaaatcaaggaatcgatcccatttacaattgcaccaaataCCTTAAGATACtcaggagtaaacctaaccaaagaggtaaaagatctgtctgctaaaaactatagaaagcttataaaagacattgaagacgacaaaaagaaacagaaaagctctccatgctcatggattggaagaacaaatattgttaaaatgttgatactacccaaagcaatctacacattcaatgcaatccctaccaaataaacaccagcattcttcacagagctagaacaaatcatcctaaatttgtatggaaccagaaaagaccccgaatagccaaagtaatgttgaaaaaagaaaacccaagctgtaggcatcacaattccagtcTTCAAGCTGAATGACAAAgccataatcatcaagacagtacagtattggcacaaaccagacacagagatcaaaggaacagaatagagaatccagaaatatatccacaaatgtatggccactaatctttgacaaagtgaaaaaaagtctctttagcaactggtgggaaaactggaccactttcttataccaaagagcaaaataaattcaaaatggatgaagacctaaatgtaagacaagaaaccatcccagagaaggaaataggcagcaacctctttgaccttggctgcagcaacttacTAGACAGGtgtccagagacaagggaaacaaaagcaaaaataaactttattggaccaagataaaaagctctgcacagcgaagtaaacaatcaacaaaactaaaaagcaactgacagaagaggagaagatatttacaaatgacatctcagataaagggttagtatctaaaatctgtaaagaaattatcaaactcaacactcaaaaaacaaataatccagtgaagaaatgggcaaaggacatgaatagacacttccccaaagaagacatgcagacaGATGGctaaaatgctcaacatcactcaactactcatcattagggaaatacaaatcaaaaccacaatgagataccacctcacacctgtcagagtggctaaaatgaacaactcagacaacaacagatgttggcgaggatgtggagaaagaggaacccttgtgaactgctggtgagaatgaaaactggtgtagccactctagaaaaatagtatggaggttcctcagaaagttaaaaataggggtgcctgggtggcctgactgaggtcagttaagcatctaactcttgattacgtctcaggtcatgatctcagtttgtgagtgtaagccctgcatcaggctctgcactaacagtacaagcctgctttggattctctctctgtccctctcgtgagttcctgctctctttctctctcaagataaataagtaagcttaaaagagttaaaaatggaattacctaCAATCCAGCATTGCACTagtaggggcacatgcaccccaatgtttataccagcattatcaataatagccaaattatggaaggagcccaaatgtccatcaactgatgaatggatagagaagatgtggtataacaTATaggaatattataatatatatgtaatggaatattactcagtgatcaaaaagaatgaaatcttgccatttgcaacaacatggatcaaactagagtgtattaggctaaataacataagtcagagaaagaaacatgatttcactcgtgtggaatttaagaaacaaaacatgaatataggggaagggaaggaaaaataagataaaaacaaagagggagacaaaccctaggagactctttaatacagagaataaacaggtttgctggaagggaggtggctgggggtggggtggggtcaatgggtgatgggcattaaggaggacacttggtgAGTTGAACACTGGTACTATGTGTAAGTGATACCTAACTAAATTGTACTTttgaaaccaacactacactatatgttaattaacttgaatttaaacaaaacaagcaaacaaaaaaaccactagGGGCATGTGGCTgtctcagtccatagagcatgcgatgtttgatctcagggtcataagttcaagccccattctgggcatagagtttacttaaaatgtacataaatacctatatatctatatgcatctgggtggcttagttaagtgtctactcttgatctcagctcaggtcacgatcccagggttgtgggactgaaccccacattgggctctgcactgagtatggagactgcttaagattctctctccctctctgaccttctccccccactcatgagctttctctctctcttaaaaaaaagaatttagtgtCACTATCCTGACCGTACAGTGTAAGGCAACCAGAGTTCAAGAGTCATGGATTTTTGTCACCCCAGGCAACTCACAAAACCCACTTTCTGTTCCATTTTAGCCTCAGAAGCAAAGAGCCCTGAAGGTGAAGTAAAACGTATTAGGCACTCCGCAAAACGATGTTTGAGGGCCCCTGACTCTACGGGAGCAGTGTATTTGTAGAGAAAGGCTGAATCATCTCTCACCAGCTTCCAGAGAACTGCTGccatggggcgcccgggtggctccgtcggttaagcctccgacttcgactcaggtcatgatctcgcaggtcgtgagttcaagccccgctctgggctctgtgctgacagctcagagcctggagcctgcttcagaccctggctccctctctctctgttccttccctgcttgcactctctctctctctcaacaataaataaacattaaaaaaagaaactgttgccagatgaattcatatgtagtATTCTCCTTTAAGATTATTTGTTACCCATTACTGGGAAATAagcagaaatgaagaaggacCCATTCTCCAACCATGCACGAAATTCACtgaaaaaattatgagaaatgcATCAAGAAGGCGGTACAATTCTGGGCTAAGGCTGCAGGCTCTGGTGTTAGAATCCCTGAGTCCAGATCCCTGCTCTGCTACCTACTACTGTGTGACTTTTAACAATTAACATTTTTCTGCTTTAGTTTCATCCTctgtaaaatagtaataattcCTATGTCCTACAGTCTATTGTGAGATATGTACAAGATAATAAATGCATGCAAAGCACTGAGACTAGTGCCTACATGATGATACACAAGTGCTAAGTAAGTGCTAGATATGATTTTCATCAATAGtgtgatatattttcattcaccCTAGTAGAGTTCATAGCTATTGGGacatcaagggggaaaaaaaagacttaaaggaGTTAGTCATGCACccaatgaaaacaccaatttaaAATACACCTGTTGGGCGATTGGCATGAGATCCAGAAAATGGATTCAGAAACAATGGCTGAATTGTTCAGAAACAACCTGGCtgcatttttatctatttaaatatttgatgtcAGTACACTAGCTCTAAGTCTTGTTTACCAAAAGaagtcccctcctccccttgctgCCCTAAAGATATACAAACAGTGGCCACCCACAGCTGGTGTAGGCTCTGCCAcatggaataaaaattaaacGAGCATCAACATGTACTTAGCTACTGTGAATCAGGTCTTTAAAAAGTctgatgaggggtgcctgggtagcccagttggttaagcatccaattttttttttttttttgagagagagagagagagaggaagcatgagggaagggcagagacagaaggagacacagaatccaaagcaagtgccaggctctaagccgtcagcacagagcatgatgtggggtttgaactcacaaactgggagatcataatctgagccaaagtcagatgcttagccaactagcCCCTGAGGTGCTCCAAACatctaagtcttgatttcagctcaagtcatggttcacagttcgtgagtttgagctcgacatcaggctctgtgttgggagagcgtggagcctgcttgggattctctttctcactctctctctgcccttcccctgttcactctctgtctctctctctcaaaaataaaatgcacattaaaaaaaataaagcctgatGAAATAGAAGAACATGCTTTTTCCATAGCATTCCATGTGGGCACACACGATTTCTTACCCAGTAACACCATCTCTCCAACACTGTCGTCCTTCTCTGAGGTGGGCTGCTGAATAGCATCTAGGctcacacattcttcttgagAGTGAAATACATTCAAATCCTCGAAGACCAGCAGTTCCTGAAAGAGCAGTAGGCCCCAATCCTCTTAATAACAGAGGTTCTTCGACAACTCTGCTGGTAAAAtagactgagacccagagagcaggaaggggaaggTGAAAAGGACCTAAAAATCATACGAAGATGCAGCAGACAAGAAACCCGGGCTCAGGAGCCAAAGGACAAGCAGAGGAGAAATATCCAAGGAGGCAGTGAAAACAAGGCCACTCTCCTTACAAGAGTATGTTCTTATATATGGGTGAGCTGAGCAGCGAGGGCTCCAAGAGCAGAGTAGGTGACGTACTGAAAACAGAGAACTGGAAAACTGAACCCACCTCAGGCTCAGTATTCCGATACAGAGACGATGCGTCCTGTTTCCGCTGGATTCCGTCTCTGGGTAGAAGCTTCACCATGGGACGAGGTTGCACTGGGGAAAGAGGAAGCTGCAGTTAATGGAAAAGTCAGGGACTCTAATATGGAAACCCTAATCACACCTTGAGGCCACCCTGTCCTCATTCCCTCAGAAGGCGACTTACATTTTTTTCAGCTTCTGTGAGCCCAGGGAAGAGTTCAAGCCATAACAGGGTCTTGAACCTCTATCTAGGGTCTCCTCATTATGAAAAGAATGACTcccttaggattttttaaattcccattacTACTAAAGGGGAGGGTAAAGTCTGGAGATACCCATAACAAGCACAGAATTTCCAAAATTCCACATTAACTGTAGTCAATTAACGCACCCACATTTCTTTATCCTAAAAAGATATACACACCCCCCCAAGAAAAAAGATATACGTTGCTCATTCTGTGACCTTTACACACATCCAGCAATCCACTCCAACTGTAGCCTGAGAAAAAAATACTCCCTCTCCGCAGTATGCTGACTTACTGgaatcaaccccccccccccaatacccACTATCCTAACTTGAATTCATTACTAACATGAAAACCTATTTCAGAACGTAGTACCATCCCCTTCTCTTCTGGTGAAACAGCATATGCTTCTTACATCTGTTCTGAAAGTTTGAGCTCACATCCTTCATAATAACCAAAGTCTCCTTGACTTTCTGATCGGGCTGGCCCACGCCTGGCTTGGGCAAGAAGGTGAGGAAGTGCTCCAGAACTAGCTGGTGGATGGTCTTGGGCCCACTAGTAGCATCCCGAAGTAGGTCTTGGCCCAGCTTGGATTCCGGAGGAACTCTCAGTATAAAGGACCGCTTTGGCTTTAGGGGCATTGGAACGACTTTTGCAGCCATCGCGCCTTGAAATCACACACCACACTCCTTCTGCAGAGCTTCAGGAGTCACCTCTTACTGAAGGAAGACTGTCAGATAGCCAAGCTGCAGACGAGAGAAACCACGGGTTACCCACAAAACCAGGTAGGCATGCCTGCACTGCAGTGTATGGCTTGGATAGTGACGCCACACGCAATgtaaagcaggagagagaagctgGCGTGGGGAACACCCAACTGAAACGGAAGGTCCCTGAACTAGAAACTCCTAGCAAGGCCTGAAAGCAAGATCTGAAAGCTGTAGGATGTCCAAACCTCAAGGGTCATTCTGAGAAATAGGAGATGCAAACTCAAGCAGGTAGGAAGAGCAATGGGCTGGAAGACAGGACCCCTGGGGTCCCGAGGGCATCTGCTTAGAAGGTGGCCTGGCCATTCAATCAAGCCCTACTGCGCACCTAGGACCGCAGGTGCCTCAGATGCCGTTCAGGGGGCAGTTGATGGCTCAAGGAGCAAACGCAAGGCTCCAAGAGCTATCTGTCCATACGTGGCCTGCTGACTCCTTTCCGCCGTGAAAGCCCTGGCTGAGAGCGGCAGAGGACCTCCCAGTAGGGAGCCGCAGGCCAGGCCCACTCTGGAGCCTCGCCTACCGGCCAAGGGGCACCTTTACCACAACGACCAGCCTGCGGCGGCATTGCCCGGGGTGTGTTCCCGGCTCCCCAGCCGGCCAGGCAGCCCCAGCAAGTGACCAAGCTCTGCTCCCCAGAGGGCCCGTCAGCCTGGTTCCCGCCCTCGCAGAGCCCCTCACCTCTCGGGGGGCTGTTCCGCCCCTGGGAGCTCGCAGGGGACGGTCCGGAGACCCAGACGCAGAGACACGGAAACCAGGCGCGAGAGGCCAAGCCCGCCCCTCGCCCTTCGGTGTGCCCTCACAGGCCGAGGGCGACGATTGGTAAACGCCGCCGTCAGTTGAGGAGGAAGGTCGGACGCGGTGCCTTCTGGGAAGCCGAGCGCCTCGGCAGCCGCGACGTCACTACCGGTACTTCCTTCCGGTGCGGAAGCCTGGTCTCCCCGCTCGGAGCGGGCAGTCTGCGCTTGTCAAGGCGAGGCTCGAGGCCGGTCGACAGAGCTCTCGGCGACAGAGGGAGGCTAGGCTGGCGGCAGATGCTGTCTCTGGGGCTCTATATGGGAGATGAAAGCCAGAAAGCTGGCTCCAGTCCTCCATGACAAACTGGCGCCTCTCCAAGTACTGGCGGGGTAGCTCCACGGCCTGCTGGGAAGTGTAGTTCGGCTCCAAACAGCCAATGGTAGACCGCAGGCGCTGCGGCTGGGAAGAGGCCGTACCACCttcacccccacccacaccccacccctgagGCTCGACAGGAAGTGGGCTGCCTCTAGGACCGGAAGNNNNNNNNNNNNNNNNNNNNNNNNNNNNNNNNNNNNNNNNNNNNNNNNNNNNNNNNNNNNNNNNNNNNNNNNNNNNNNNNNNNNNNNNNNNNNNNNNNNNGCTTGACGGGGGAAGGTCTTCCGCTTCTCCAGTCACCTTCGTTTCCCTCCTCAGCCTCTCACGGAGGCGCAAGCATCCTTTCTCCTTCCATTGTTTCTGTACTCGTTCATTCCCCATTGGGCCACTGCTCAGGGTTATGACAACCTCCGGACAGGGATTGCCGTATTTCTCTCAGTAACACCAGCCTCCAGCTGGATGACAAaagtagaaatacaaaaaaaagaaaaaaatgttttttccccttaacCTTGACTATAGGTGACTCACTTAGCCATGGATTAAAATATGTtatggcggggcgcctgggcggctcagtccgttaagcgccCCACtttgggtcacaatctcatggtttgttggttcaagccccacatcaggctcacggCTGTCaccactgttagtgcagagccaggagcctgcttcagattctgtctctccccccatcctgcccctccactactcgtgctctgtctctgtctttcaaaaataaataaacgttaaaaattttttaaacatatgttacAGACTAGTGCCAAAACTGTGTGCTACCACaagtttttgtaaaataaaagaatatttgcttttctggacatcaaaaacaaaacaaagcaaacaacaaaaactccTTCAATCAAAGTAGTATGGTttggcggcacctgggtggctcagtcagtttagcttccaactctttattttggctcaggtcatgattgcacagttggtgagacagagccctgtcttgggctttgccttgacagcagggagcctgcttgggattctctctccctctctctttgtccctcccctgcttaggtgcattctctctctctctctctctctccccctctctccttctgtctctctctctctccctctctccctctgtctctctctctctctctctctctctctctctctctctctctcacacacacacacacacacacacacacacacaactaaaaaaaaaatgggggggttgcctgggtggcttagtgggttaaatGGGagacccttgattttagctcaggtcatgatctcatggttcgagttccagccctgcatctagCTCCATGCTCACATCTtggggactgcttgggattccctctctgcccctcctgtgtgcttGCGTTCCCTcctaccctccccccaaaaaagcagtaggcaggtcatgatctcatatttagtgagtttgagtcctacatcagacTCCACGTTACAGTGAGGAGCTTGCTCCTCCTtacccactctctgcccctcctgcgcgttctctctctttctctcaaaacaaataaataggggtgcctgggtggctcagtcggttgagcctctgacttcagctcaggtcatgatctcatggttcatgggtttgggccccgagtcaggctctttgctaacagctcagagcctggagcctgctttggaatctgtgtctccttctctctctgcctctctcccatttgtgctctgtctctctctgtctctcaataataaatcaatgtaaaagaaaaaaaaattttaaaaaataaccttaaaagaaaatcagtatgATTTGAACTAggagtaaataagtaaaacagtaGAAAAGAATAGTAAGTGCCCAAATTGACCTGAATGTATGTGAACCTTTATG contains:
- the ZNF200 gene encoding zinc finger protein 200 isoform X2, whose product is MAAKVVPMPLKPKRSFILRVPPESKLGQDLLRDATSGPKTIHQLVLEHFLTFLPKPGVGQPDQKVKETLVIMKDVSSNFQNRLQPRPMVKLLPRDGIQRKQDASSLYRNTEPEELLVFEDLNVFHSQEECVSLDAIQQPTSEKDDSVGEMVLLVNFVHGWRMGPSSFLLISQ